A genome region from Trichoderma asperellum chromosome 7, complete sequence includes the following:
- a CDS encoding uncharacterized protein (SECRETED:SignalP(1-19)~CAZy:GH5), translating into MRATSTFAAALALASGAAAGKMRYLGVAIPGIDFGCDIDGSCPTDTSSVPLLSYKGGDGAGQMKHFAEDDGLNVFRISATWQFVTNNTVDGKLDELNWGSYNKVIDACLVTGAYCMIDMHNFARYNGGIIGQGGVDDDVFVNLWVQIAKYYEKNDKIIFGLMNEPHDLDVNIWAQTCQKVVTGIRNAGATSQMILLPGTNFASVGTYVSSGSADALAAITNPDKSTDLLYFDVHKYLDINNSGSHVLCTTDNVQAFEDFATWLRENKRQAIISETGASMDPSCMTDFCAQNKAISANSDVYIGFVGWGAGSFDTTYILTLTPLGEPGNYTDNKLMKQCILDQFTLDSKYAPTPTSISTATETGTSTPTPNPSSTGGSPASTTPSAEKQTPSPSSKANPVNDPSSDTNNSSKDGKSAAPSGAKAMTGSLLLTGAAFGYMLIAF; encoded by the exons ATGCGCGCTACATCCACCTTTGCGGCCGCGTTGGCCCTGGCCTctggcgccgccgccggcaagATGAGGTATCTGGGCGTTGCCATCCCCGGAATCGACTTTGGATGCGACATTGACGGCAGCTGTCCTACCGACACCTCGTCAGTTCCGCTACTGAGCTACAAGGGAGGTGATGGCGCGGGCCAGATGAAGCATTTCGCAGAGGACGACGGCCTAAACGTCTTTCGCATCT CCGCCACATGGCAATTCGTCACCAACAACACCGTAGACGGCAAGCTGGATGAGCTCAACTGGGGGTCCTACAACAAGGTCATCGATGCCTGTCTCGTCACCGGCGCCTACTGCATGATTGACATGCACAACTTTGCCCGATACAATGGTGGAATCATTGGCCAGGGAGGCGTGGACGACGATGTCTTTGTCAACCTCTGGGTCCAGATCGCAAAGTACTACGAGAAGAACGACAAGATCATCTTTGGCCTGATGAACGAGCCCCACGACCTGGACGTCAACATCTGGGCCCAGACCTGCCAGAAGGTCGTCACTGGCATCCGAAATGCCGGCGCCACCTCGCAGATGATTCTCCTGCCCGGAACCAACTTTGCCAGTGTCGGGACGTACGTGTCGAGCGGAAGCGCCGATGCCCTCGCTGCCATTACAAACCCGGACAAGAGCACCGACCTGCTGTATTTTGATGTGCACAAATATCTCGACATCAACAACTCGGGCTCTCACGTGCTGTGCACCACCGACAACGTCCAGGCGTTTGAGGATTTCGCGACGTGGCTGAGGGAGAATAAGCGCCAGGCCATCATTTCGGAAACTGGTGCATCCATGGATCCTTCG TGCATGACCGATTTCTGTGCTCAGAACAAGGCCATCAGTGCCAACAGCGATGTCTACATCGGCTTCGTCGGATGGGGCGCCGGAAGCTTTGACACCACTTACATCCTGACGCTCACACCCCTTGGCGAGCCCGGCAACTATACCGACAACAAGCTGATGAAGCAGTGTATCCTCGACCAGTTCACTCTCGACTCCAAATACGCGCCCACGCCCACTTCAATCTCAACCGCCACAGAGACTGGCACCTCAACGCCCACCCCGAACCCATCTAGCACTGGCGGCTCACCGGCATCAACAACGCCCAGCGCTGAGAAGCAAACCCCTTCGCCCTCTTCCAAGGCGAATCCCGTCAACGATCCCTCCTCTGACACCAACAATTCCTCCAAAGACGGCAAGTCGGCGGCGCCGTCGGGGGCTAAGGCCATGACCGGCAGCTTGCTCCTGACGGGGGCTGCTTTTGGCTACATGCTGATTGCGTTTTGA
- a CDS encoding uncharacterized protein (EggNog:ENOG41): MTDADEFVGPKEPAIAVCTTQCLESFQQCLLRASSVHPREFSAVEDQIARLSTWAAGIEIFAPGQTSMDNRLRYAPEVQRVVTGLLESLDYRIRACSDVLDALGKFAASDARSSANEQLEQCLVDIATEINRLNKTSNTIRRASKATQVLKVSDFQITDNDGNSVEPLLLDHFENHIGSQFPNISKIIQQRLARTMLLRQKRILYRRHRKANTTIQPQIAIHKASITLPAAQQGVSSTHHDPEQDNGPISVVASTIITSPPNRSVTTFSPDSFMTASSSPFVISVRETATLGNETLIFPPAPGLSAKRKYEQLKSERVADFHKALRLGEMRLVAESKLNDLLESDLQAMGEIICPYCLYALPVQEMFDEQKWQNHVKNDLDPYVCLFEDCEEADMLYKHSDEWLSHLYQHSRLWRCSSHRELGPFSTRDEYIRHMRDVHNTKLSDTQLRVLAKKNTRKAVRLFLSCPICDKDAAKIDGHLKDHIAEHLSRLALKSLPSYQDEIPGDTEAEKGSIRASLPQSSGTVGDDKDLVESGTEHIKEKHPATTSSMASLAATYHAQGQYTKAERLIKQALNLQQEALGEKHPDTINNIANLAITYHAQGRYNNAEILYKQALNLRQEVLGETHTDTIRSMADLGAIYHEQGRYDEAKKLKEQALSLQQEALGEKHPDTIRSVANLALTYHQQGQYNDAERLYKQALSLREEVLGGKHPDTLRSMVNLGAIYHKQGRYNEAKELKEKALSLQQEALGEKHPDTIRSMASLAITYHEQGRYNDADRLCQQVLGPQQEIRGEKHPAGEKHRDVTESIEDLWKESTFQNLEIQI; the protein is encoded by the exons ATGACAGATGCAGACGAGTTTGTAGGCCCAAAGGAGCCGGCTATTGCCGTCTGTACCACCCAGTGCTTGGAATCTTTCCAGCAATGCCTCCTCAGGGCGTCCTCCGTACATCCTAGGGAATTCTCAGCAGTAGAAGACCAAATTGCGAGGCTATCTACATGGGCTGCAGGCATCGAAATCTTTGCACCTGGGCAAACGTCCATGGATAATCGCCTGCGATACGCGCCGGAAGTGCAGAGGGTTGTCACCGGCCTTCTGGAGTCTCTGGACTACCGTATCCGTGCCT GCTCGGATGTCCTCGATGCGTTGGGCAAATTCGCGGCATCAGATGCTCGGAGTTCTGCAAACGAACAACTGGAACAGTGTCTTGTAGACATCGCAACTGAGATCAACCGTCTAAACAAGACTTCGAATACAATCCGCAGAGCCAGCAAAGCAACCCAGGTTCTCAAAGTAAGCGATTTTCAGATCACAGACAACGATGGAAATAGTGTGGAGCCTCTTCTACTCGATCATTTCGAAAATCACATTGGCTCTCAGTTTCCCAATATTAGCAAAATAATCCAACAGAGACTTGCTCGCACAATGCTCCTTCGACAGAAACGAATCCTGTACAGGAGACATCGTAAAGCGAATACCACTATCCAGCCGCAGATAGCAATTCACAAGGCTTCCATTACCTTACCAGCTGCTCAGCAAGGAGTATCCTCCACTCATCACGATCCCGAACAGGATAACGGTCCAATTTCTGTCGTAGCATCGACCATAATTACATCTCCACCGAATCGAAGCGTGACAACTTTCTCCCCTGACAGCTTCATGACAGCCTCTTCAAGCCCTTTCGTTATTTCTGTAAGAGAGACGGCCACCCTTGGTAATGAGACACTCATATTCCCACCCGCTCCTGGTCTCTCTGCCAAAAGGAAATACGAACAACTCAAGAGTGAACGCGTAGCCGATTTTCATAAAGCTTTAAGGCTTGGGGAGATGAGATTAGTCGCGGAGTCAAAGCTTAATGATTTGCTGGAATCAGATCTCCAAGCAATGGGAGAGATTATTTGTCCTTATTGTCTGTACGCTCTTCCAGTCCAAGAGATGTTCGATGAGCAAAAATGGCA AAATCACGTCAAAAATGACCTAGACCCTTATGTGTGCCTCTTTGAGGATTGCGAGGAGGCAGACATGCTATATAAACACAGTGATGAATGGCTTAGCCATTTGTATCAACACAGCAGGCTCTGGCGCTGCTCCTCTCACCGCGAGCTGGGTCCATTTTCTACCCGCGACGAGTACATCAGACACATGCGAGATGTCCACAATACCAAACTCAGCGATACCCAGCTCCGCGTCTTAGCGAAGAAGAATACCCGCAAGGCAGTGAGACTGTTTTTATCATGCCCAATTTGTGACAAAGATGCGGCCAAGATTGATGGCCATCTAAAGGACCACATCGCCGAACACTTAAGTCGCTTAGCCCTCAAGTCTCTTCCAAGCTACCAAGATGAGATACCAGGCGACACTGAAGCCGAGAAGGGGAGCATTAGAGCTTCACTGCCGCAAAGCAGCGGTACTGTGGGGGACGACAAAGATCTGGTTGAATCTGGAACGGAGCACATCAAGGAGAAACATCCAGCTACGACCAGTAGCATGGCAAGCCTCGCAGCCACATATCATGCACAAGGCCAATATACAAAGGCTGAGAGgttaataaagcaagctttAAATCTCCAACAGGAGGCACTTGGGGAGAAGCATCCAGATACAATTAATAACATTGCGAACCTCGCAATAACGTACCATGCACAGGGTCGATACAATAATGCtgagatattatataagcagGCATTGAATCTCCGACAAGAGGTGCTTGGAGAAACGCATACAGATACAATTAGGAGCATGGCGGACCTTGGGGCAATTTATCATGAACAAGGCAGATAtgacgaggccaagaagtTAAAGGAGCAAGCATTAAGTCTCCAACAGGAGGCGCTTGGGGAAAAACACCCAGATACAATCAGGAGCGTGGCAAACCTCGCATTAACGTACCATCAACAGGGCCAATATAACGATGCTGAGAGATTATATAAGCAAGCATTAAGTCTCCGAGAAGAGGTTCTTGGGGGAAAGCATCCAGATACACTTAGGAGCATGGTAAACCTTGGAGCAATATATCATAAACAGGGCAGATATAATGAAGCTAAGGAGTTGAAGGAGAAAGCATTAAGTCTCCAACAGGAGGCGCTTGGGGAGAAACATCCAGATACAATCAGGAGCATGGCGAGCCTTGCAATAACATATCATGAACAAGGCCGATATAACGATGCTGATAGGTTGTGTCAGCAAGTATTAGGTCCCCAACAGGAGATACGTGGGGAGAAGCATCCAGCCGGAGAGAAGCATCGAGATGTAACTGAGAGTATTGAGGATCTTTGGAAAGAAAGTACGTTTCAAAACCTTGAGATTCAAATATAA
- a CDS encoding uncharacterized protein (EggNog:ENOG41), which produces MAICLASEDEGCNSDLLLKTSESVMEIAHLARINDANKETRVFYSHLASHCVRLRDYSLRARQSSSRINSEHVNQALAHLGSIVSESCLQQSPSNPATLEFRLGMLNLFWSEERKQSSERRLDFISRWLTPGEQQGWVDSALESCADELDKQHPDQASKKSADKFPSLNIIEPSYTICKAAQSIFDALLDCKGCSCPNPHEFEAKLELGTYRRPNKKVNKKRLVKSIRKRVRYPRGNDNTVGELDFDMFLSMERDWHEVRVQVGKERGVCFNISGEAPSPRVSSTEDGYARVERLCKPITKTKTKALQRLVLKVNSGQLFEMGFEKSNFPIDKTANPISLSQCFEERHDFFTEKTKRILSLIIGSTILHLNGTSWLQPGWGSENIKFFQTIFCKTPLRPFIQIQLPKTSSAGADDFRLVVNGGDSDDETSDDLDLGHRCPVMVALAVVLIEVYFVKPFKKLAEMHEVPLIEVSSGRITLIDVDQVFNGDEETGKEGWRSQIPEDSPLLMAIDNCLDGELWEDEEGGPLDSEMLKSRIYQHVVRLLELHLIQGFSQIPLDGVDEYARDLDFGKWGQVITRPELDSQATSLPSGVLTPTRIPSSTVMALAPSQVGVPSLKRKWGQRYSQLYSLGSYPSPNLDTTLTTDVEYKLSQFFDNEMGGRISLQPPANRTHFHVAIICALPREVDAVTLLFDQFWDDEGDLYGRADGDMNTYITGRIGDHNIVLALLPGMGTNNAAAATASLRSSYTSLRLAILVGICGGVPRIANLDAFLGDVVVSKTIIHYDYGRLYPGHFVVKNTVEDSLGSTNRDIRGLLAVFETELMRKRLQKEASEYLKHLQNKARQDRRRADYKYPGIAEDKLYPPAYVHKHRTSCDLCTTLDTFCDSASEASCAVAGCSSTDLVVREHTVEEANFSPEIFIGRIGSGNTVMNSGEDRDRIASAHNVIAFEMEGAGAWDEIPCIVVKGICDYADSHKNKSWQDFAAATAAAVTKAILGRYIIRDGDRDLARIDGVALSHPIALSH; this is translated from the coding sequence ATGGCCATATGTCTTGCTTCCGAGGACGAGGGCTGCAATTCCGACTTGCTCCTGAAAACGTCCGAGTCAGTTATGGAGATCGCGCACCTTGCTCGAATCAACGACGCCAATAAAGAAACCAGGGTCTTCTACAGTCACCTGGCATCCCATTGTGTCAGATTGCGAGACTACTCACTGCGCGCAAGGCAGAGCTCGTCTCGAATAAACAGTGAACATGTCAATCAGGCCCTGGCCCACCTCGGTTCTATCGTCTCAGAGAGCTGTCTCCAGCAATCGCCGTCAAACCCGGCCACATTAGAATTTCGTCTCGGGATGCTCAACCTTTTCTGGAGTGAGGAAAGAAAGCAGTCAAGCGAGAGGAGGCTTGACTTTATAAGCCGATGGTTGACACCTGGGGAGCAACAAGGATGGGTAGATAGCGCGCTGGAAAGCTGTGCCGACGAACTCGACAAACAACACCCAGACCAGGCTTCCAAGAAATCGGCAGACAAGTTCCCATCTCTAAACATCATTGAGCCATCATATACCATATGCAAGGCGGCCCAATCGATCTTCGATGCGCTGTTAGACTGCAAGGGATGCTCCTGTCCCAATCCGCATGAGTTTGAGGCGAAACTCGAACTGGGCACGTACCGGAGGCCCAATAAGAAAGTCAACAAGAAACGGCTTGTTAAATCTATTCGAAAACGCGTCCGATATCCTCGTGGCAATGATAATACTGTTGGGGAGCTTGATTTTGACATGTTTCTCTCCATGGAGCGGGATTGGCATGAAGTTCGAGTCCAGGTCGGTAAAGAGCGGGGAGTTTGCTTTAATATTTCAGGTGAGGCACCGTCACCTCGTGTAAGCAGCACCGAGGATGGATACGCAAGAGTAGAGAGGCTATGCAAGCCAATTACCAAGACGAAAACGAAGGCCTTGCAACGCCTTGTGTTGAAGGTCAACAGTGGCCAACTCTTTGAGATGGGATTTGAGAAGAGCAACTTTCCGATCGACAAGACCGCCAatccaatctctctctctcaatgTTTTGAAGAACGGCACGACTTCTTCACGGAGAAGACGAAGCGAatcctctctctcatcatcgGCTCTACAATTCTGCACCTAAACGGCACTTCCTGGCTCCAGCCAGGGTGGGGGTCAGAAAATATCAAGTTCTTCCAGACAATTTTCTGCAAGACTCCATTGCGACCTTTTATTCAAATCCAGCTACCCAAGACCAGTTCTGCCGGCGCAGATGATTTTCGACTCGTCGTAAATGGTGGGGACAGTGACGATGAAACATCAGACGATCTTGATTTAGGGCATCGCTGCCCGGTAATGGTTGCTCTAGCCGTGGTCCTCATAGAGGTGTATTTCGTCAAACCATTCAAAAAATTGGCAGAAATGCATGAAGTCCCACTGATCGAGGTTTCTAGCGGCCGCATCACCCTCATTGACGTGGATCAGGTGTtcaatggcgatgaggaaACTGGCAAGGAGGGATGGCGATCCCAGATCCCCGAAGACTCTCCTCTTCTTATGGCCATTGACAACTGCTTGGATGGTGAATTGtgggaggatgaagaaggtgGGCCCCTCGACAGTGAAATGCTCAAGTCGCGGATATATCAACATGTTGTTCGACTGCTGGAGCTTCACTTAATCCAAGGCTTCAGTCAGATACCGCTAGATGGTGTTGACGAATATGCTAGAGATCTGGATTTTGGGAAGTGGGGCCAGGTCATAACCAGACCAGAGCTAGACAGCCAAGCAACTTCGCTGCCCTCTGGAGTGCTCACACCCACTCGGATACCATCATCCACGGTTATGGCGCTTGCTCCAAGCCAAGTCGGAGTCCCTTCGCTCAAACGCAAATGGGGACAGAGATATTCACAATTATACTCTCTGGGTTCGTACCCGTCACCGAATCTGGATACGACTTTGACAACCGATGTTGAATATAAGTTATCCCAGTTCTTTGATAATGAAATGGGTGGCCGGATTTCCTTACAACCTCCTGCCAACCGCACACACTTCCATGTTGCCATCATTTGCGCTTTGCCTCGAGAAGTTGATGCCGTCACTCTGCTTTTTGACCAATTCTGGGACGATGAGGGTGATCTTTACGGCCGAGCTGATGGCGACATGAATACCTATATCACCGGTCGCATTGGGGATCACAACATTGTTCTTGCTCTCCTACCAGGTATGGGGACAAATAAcgcagctgctgcgactgCTAGCTTGCGATCGAGCTATACCAGCCTTAGGCTCGCTATCCTCGTCGGTATTTGTGGGGGAGTCCCTCGCATTGCCAACCTCGATGCATTTCTAGGTGATGTAGTAGTGAGCAAGACTATCATCCACTATGACTATGGCAGGCTATATCCTGGACACTTTGTAGTGAAGAATACCGTTGAAGACAGCCTTGGGAGTACCAACAGGGATATTCGAGGCCTCCTTGCGGTTTTTGAAACGGAGTTGATGAGGAAGCGGCTACAAAAGGAGGCTTCGGAATACTTGAAACATTTGCAAAATAAAGCTAGACAGGATCGACGACGGGCAGATTATAAATATCCCGGGATTGCGGAAGATAAACTATACCCCCCGGCATATGTTCACAAACATCGGACATCGTGTGACTTGTGTACTACTCTAGACACCTTTTGTGACTCAGCTTCTGAGGCGTCGTGTGCCGTGGCGGGGTGCAGTTCAACCGACCTGGTTGTAAGAGAGCATACTGTCGAAGAGGCCAATTTCAGCCCAGAGATCTTCATCGGTCGAATAGGGTCAGGAAATACAGTTATGAATAGCGGGGAAGACCGTGATCGAATCGCCAGCGCACACAACGTCATTGCCTTCGAAATGGAAGGCGCTGGAGCCTGGGATGAAATTCCGTGTATCGTTGTGAAGGGCATCTGTGACTACGCAGACAGCCATAAGAATAAATCCTGGCAAGATTTTGCGGCGGccactgctgcagctgtcacGAAGGCTATCCTTGGGCGGTATATAATCCGTGATGGGGATCGAGATTTAGCTAGAATTGATGGTGTGGCCTTATCTCATCCTATTGCTCTCTCGCACTAA
- a CDS encoding uncharacterized protein (EggNog:ENOG41~SECRETED:SignalP(1-15)), translated as MNFLSLLALVAFASAAPTSETANDLVERISGGCGVKQASFYGDAQVAAAANQACTLFKSGKVVGSNKYPHKFNNGEKFKFHGVAGPYQEFPIIKTGAIYNGGPLGPDRVVINSAFTVAGLITHNGASGNKFVACSGTN; from the exons ATGAActttctcagcctcctcgccctcgtcgCCTTTGCCAGCGCCGCTCCCACCTCCGAGACGGCCAACGATCTCGTAGAGAGAATCTCTGGCGGTTGCGGTGTCAAGCAGGCTTCCTTCTACGGCGATGCTCaagtcgccgccgccgccaaccaGGCGTGCACGTTATTTAAATCCGGAAAGGTGGTTGGGTCGAACAAGTATCCCCACAAGTTCAACAATGGCGAAAAGTTCAAGTTCCACGGGGTTGCTGGGCCTTATCAGGAGTTTCCTATTATTAAGACTGGTGCGATTTACAACGGAG GCCCTCTGGGACCTGACCGCGTTGTGATCAACAGTGCCTTTACGGTTGCTGGCCTTATTACACACAATGGAGCTAGTGGGAATAAGTTTGTCGCTTGCTCTGGAACTAATTAA
- a CDS encoding uncharacterized protein (antiSMASH:Cluster_7.4~CAZy:GH5), protein MKLNLAAYALASSGLAAASNSFAGSSLYFLPGLSASDQANYIDTLASYGAKVVRIWINQLGTGCVKGSNVVTSVADFEATIGTYNWNSLAAVDKVLAQLAAKGMKAIISPHDGNDIHDGSVSGNGCDIYCHTYGTSFYSNSNAQAQYDARIKAILTYKSPSSGLAWGNWSEAILAFDLENEPFQFTSDGANNDPSNWLCNRAANFKKYITDSNIKVATGGIGGDQSHGYNMLPKALSCSSIDLMSIHAYVGSASTWGSIMPGFEASAAANNKLVYVEEWGVATSYPSDFNDQSAALNSIAYPWLYWQMIPGDDGTESCNSGCCTGYDGFEIGFNSGKGNLQYAISQANTKTTKQDWSFVGAPPAGGSSPPSGGGGGSGGNGYPADTCTWGCEGWDCSSSSPCQSAYSCVGGYCKNCTWGCGGWNCSASQPCNADYTCVDGVCHHSGPAT, encoded by the exons ATGAAGCTGAATTTGGCGGCATACGCCCTCGCCAGCTCCGGCCTTGCCGCAGCTTCAAACTCCTTTGCAGGATCCAGCTTGTACTTCCTTCCTGGCCTCTCCGCCTCGGACCAGGCAAACTACATCGACACTCTTGCCAGCTATGGAGCCAAAGTTGTCCGCATCTGGATCAACCAGCTCGGCACCGGCTGCGTCAAGGGAAGCAATGTAGTTACCAGCGTTGCCGACTTTGAGGCAACCATAGGAACCTACAACTGGAACTCCCTCGCAGCAGTTGACAAGGTCCTCGCCCAGCTGGCCGCAAAGGGGATGAAAGCCATCATCTCCCCCCACGACGGCAACGACATCCACGACGGCAGTGTCTCGGGAAACGGCTGCGACATCTACTGCCACACCTACGGCACCTCTTTCTACAGCAACTCCAATGCCCAAGCCCAGTACGATGCTCgtatcaaggccatcctgaCTTACAAGTCCCCCAGCAGCGGCCTCGCATGGGGCAACTGGTCCGAGGCCATTCTCGCCTTTGATCTCGAGAACGAGCCCTTCCAGTTCACCTCTGACGGCGCCAACAACGATCCCTCTAACTGGCTCTGCAACAGGGCAGCAAACTTCAAAAAGTACATCACCGACTCCAACATCAAGGTCGCAACCGGCGGCATCGGCGGAGACCAGAGCCATGGCTACAACATGCTCCCCAAGGCCTTGTCCTGCTCGAGCATCGACCTCATGAGCATCCACGCCTACGTCGGCTCAGCGTCTACCTGGGGTAGCATCATGCCCGGCTTTGAAGCCAGCGCGGCAGCCAACAACAAGCTGGTCTACGTTGAGGAATGGGGAGTTGCGACGAGTTACCCCTCCGACTTCAACGACCAATCGGCCGCCCTTAATTCCATTGCCTACCCATGG CTCTACTGGCAAATGATCCCTGGTGACGACGGCACGGAGTCCTGCaacagcggctgctgcaccgGCTACGACGGCTTCGAAATCGGCTTCAACAGCGGCAAGGGAAATCTCCAGTACGCCATCTCCCAAGCAAACACCAAGACCACAAAGCAAGACTGGAGCTTCGTCGGTGCTCCTCCAGCTGGAGGATCCAGCCCTccttctggcggcggcggtggcagcggcggcaatgGATATCCAGCAGATACCTGCACCTGGGG CTGCGAGGGTTGGgactgcagcagctctagTCCATGCCAGTCGGCCTACTCTTGCGTTGGCGGATACTGCAAGAACTGCACCTGGGGATGCGGTGGTTGGAATTGCAGCGCGTCTCAGCCTTGCAACGCCGACTATACTTGCGTTGACGGTGTCTGCCACCACTCTGGACCGGCAACTTAA
- a CDS encoding uncharacterized protein (antiSMASH:Cluster_7.4~EggNog:ENOG41~TransMembrane:2 (i52-79o99-120i)): protein MASRRSELAVDSVGEPIPTYRIDLSLPPAERYVKLASDFAPRMKEITPLFDTVLGSIVPWTFLHSIIKFAAFLILRRVYSYEETQELVGISKASGVDMYFLVAFNLLLDSLLGCTSGGVLTRLKKGEMDPAEGQAHAERRARMMHFRTLDWAMPELRSVLVVLEFVRSKSKEPQAVIARTVSYAGFVGVLTGVRQDLSISLNFRPNHNCSTLSLRIHQCLVLFGVQPSISSVLRQHFLHPERHHLSINNVITSITRTRAAPCYVILCSGTETTVVQKDLVNAQTRSAVDFIVHTNHDFAPANQSDQAYSQKESSSILGMEILVEESEERKDCILSKWTALAKRQQRDSKRGRGGESPAIFEHTLQKWVKAYPIMNECTHFGCILDPGTGTIRWLERGTEDPEDSESVDELVCQ from the exons ATGGCGTCGCGCCGCTCAGAACTGGCGGTTGATTCTGTCGGAGAGCCCATCCCCACGTATCGTATCGACCTTTCCCTTCCTCCAGCTGAGCGTTATGTCAAGCTAGCCTCGGATTTTGCGCCGCGAATGAAAGAAATCACTCCATTATTTGACACAGTCCTCGGGTCAATAGTGCCGTGGACGTTCCTGCACTCCATCATCAAATTTGCAGCCTTTCTCATTCTTCGGCGAGTATATTCATATGAAGAAACGCAAGAACTGGTTGGCATTTCAAAGGCCAGTGGAGTAGACATGTATTTCCTGGTTGCCTTTAATCTGCTGCTTGATTCTTTGTTAGGGTGCACAAGCGGCGGCGTCCTGACCCGGCTCAAGAAGGGAGAGATGGATCCGGCAGAGGGTCAAGCCCATGCGGAACGCAGGGCGAGGATGATGCATTTTCGAACTCTAGACTGGGCGATGCCTGAACTGAGGAGCGTCCTTGTTGTCCTAGAGTTTGTGAGGTCAAAGTCCAAAGAGCCTCAGGCGGTGATTGCGAGGACCGTTTCCTATGCCGGGTTTGTTGGCGTGTTGACCGGAGTGAG GCAGGACCTTTCTATATCGCTCAACTTCCGGCCCAACCACAACTGCTCTACACTATCGCTCCGTATCCACCAGTGCCTTGTGCTCTTCGGTGTCCAGCCGTCTATATCATCAGTCCTCCGCCAACACTTTCTCCACCCAGAGCGCCATCATCTATCCATTAACAACGTAATTACATCCATCACGAGAACACGGGCTGCGCCCTGCTACGTAATACTCTGCTCTGGCACGGAAACAACCGTGGTCCAAAAAGACCTCGTCAACGCGCAAACCAGGTCAGCCGTCGACTTCATTGTACATACAAATCACGACTTTGCGCCAGCAAATCAGTCAGATCAGGCGTATAGCCAAAAGGAGAGCAGTTCAATCTTGGGTATGGAGATATTGGTTGAGGAGAGTGAAGAGCGAAAGGATTGCATCCTGAGCAAATGGACTGCGCTGGCCAAGAGGCAACAACGTGATtcaaagagagggagaggaggagaaagccCTGCTATTTTCGAACACACATTGCAAAAGTGGGTGAAGGCGTATCCCATTATGAATGAATGTACTCATTTTGGATGTATTTTGGATCCGGGGACTGGGACCATTCGTTGGTTAGAGAGAGGCACCGAGGACCCCGAGGACAGCGAAAGCGTAGACGAACTGGTTTGCCAATGA